From Bacteroidales bacterium, a single genomic window includes:
- a CDS encoding 2-oxoacid:acceptor oxidoreductase family protein: MTEEMIIAGFGGQGVLSMGKILAYSGIMQGQEVSWMPSYGPEMRGGTANVTVIVSDERISSPILTNFDTAIILNQQSMDKFEKTVKPGGVLIYDPNGITKHPSRTDIKIYKIEGAKMASEMGNPKIFNMIVFGAFMKIKPIVKLENVIAGLKKSLPERHHKLIPLNQDAITIGMKNVVEV; this comes from the coding sequence ATGACTGAAGAAATGATTATCGCAGGTTTTGGTGGACAAGGAGTACTTTCTATGGGTAAAATCCTTGCTTATTCCGGAATTATGCAAGGCCAAGAAGTAAGTTGGATGCCCTCTTATGGTCCTGAAATGCGCGGTGGAACAGCAAATGTTACTGTAATTGTTAGCGATGAAAGAATTAGTTCGCCCATACTAACAAATTTCGATACCGCTATTATTCTTAATCAGCAATCGATGGATAAATTTGAAAAAACCGTTAAACCCGGTGGTGTGTTAATTTACGATCCTAACGGAATTACCAAACATCCATCTCGTACCGACATTAAAATTTATAAAATTGAAGGTGCTAAAATGGCTTCTGAAATGGGAAACCCAAAAATCTTCAATATGATTGTTTTTGGTGCATTTATGAAAATCAAACCAATTGTAAAGCTGGAAAATGTAATTGCAGGATTAAAAAAATCACTTCCTGAAAGACATCACAAATTGATTCCTCTTAATCAGGATGCAATAACAATCGGAATGAAAAATGTAGTGGAAGTATAA